GAATTGCAACAGCCTCTTTTTATATACAGTTAGGTCTAAGTATATTTTTATGATATAATAATAGAAATTATAAAATTTGAGGAGAACAAAATTGAAAAAAATAAATTTAATTACTCTTTTCCTTATATCTCTATTTAGTTTTTCTTTAGACATTAAAGTAAATGAAGAAGTTGAAACTATAGAAGGGAAAAAACACGGTAATTTTATTATATACATAGATAAAATAGGGAAAGAAATTGGAACATATATTAATGGTAGAAAACAAGGTGATGCACTATTTCTTTGGGATGATGGAAATCGTGAGGAAAGTACTTATGTAGATAATAAAAAAGAAGGAAAAGCTATTTTATACATACCATCAGGATCACGTGAAGAAAGTATATATAAAGATGGGCAGCGTAATGGTGCTTACACTTTTTACTCTATAAAAGGATATACTGAAACCGGAACTTATGAAAAAGATTTAAAAAAAGGTCCTGCTACAATATATAATCTAAATGGTGATAAAGAAGAACTAAATTATATTAATGATAATAAAGAAGGAAAATATACTATTTACTTCACAAATGGTAATAAGGAAGAAGGAACATATATTAATAATATTAAAAATGGAAAATTTACTATGTATTATAGTGATGGTTCTTATGAAGAAGATACATATATAAATGGTATAAAACAAAATAAACCAACAAAATATAATCTGAATAATAATGTGGAATAAATGACTCTCGAAGTCATTTATTTTCTTTACTTTAGACTATTTTTTTGGTATAATTTTATTAGCTAAAAAGAAAGGAAAGTTATAGATAATTTATGAAAAAAATAGTAAAATTAGACGATTTAAAAGATATAAAACAAGTCAAGCAACTTTCTTCTATACTTTTAGGATTACCTGAGATAGATAATATTGAATATGATTTAGATTTATCAACTTTAATTATTTTCTTAAACTCTAATCTAGCAGATGAAATTATTAAATACTATATTAAACTTACAAACTTAAATATATTATCAATAAGTGAATAATTATGTTTTACGCATATTTTTTAGAAGAAGAACAAATTTCAGATATAGTTGATAGTTGGGCTAAATGCCAACAATTAACTAAAGGTAAAAATGCTAGATTTAAAAAATTTGAAAATATAGAAGATGCACAAGCATGGTTAAATTCTGGTGCTTTATACACTCCGCGTGTAAAAGATACTTCTACATTAATAAAAGATGCAATATATTTTGATTCAGGAACTGGAAGAAAGGGTATTGCCGAGGTAAAGGTATGTGATGTTTTTGGTGATTCTCTTCTCCCTTTCATAATGTCTGATAGTAAAATAAATTCTTATGGTAATTATTATTTAAGTAAAGATAGAACTAATAATTTTGGTGAATTAACAGGTCTATTTATAGCACTTAAATATGCTTTAAAATACAATATTAAAACTATTTGTGGAGACTCAAAAATAGTGATAGAATATTGGTCAAACGGAAGATATAGTGAGGATAAATTAGACAAAGATACCATAGAACTTATTAAAAAAGTCAGTGAACTTAGAAAAGAATTCGAAAAAAAAGATGGAGAAATCTTACATATA
This sequence is a window from Pseudostreptobacillus hongkongensis. Protein-coding genes within it:
- a CDS encoding ribonuclease H family protein, producing MFYAYFLEEEQISDIVDSWAKCQQLTKGKNARFKKFENIEDAQAWLNSGALYTPRVKDTSTLIKDAIYFDSGTGRKGIAEVKVCDVFGDSLLPFIMSDSKINSYGNYYLSKDRTNNFGELTGLFIALKYALKYNIKTICGDSKIVIEYWSNGRYSEDKLDKDTIELIKKVSELRKEFEKKDGEILHISGDINPADIGFHK